In Planococcus versutus, the DNA window AAAACTAGGTGCAACTCAAAACCGTCTTGACCATACCATTAATAACCTGAATACATCAGCCGAAAACCTAACAGCTGCGGAATCAAGAATCCGCGACGTTGATTATGCCGAAGCCGCGTAAGCGAGCAGAGGTACAGTCGTCCTGGCCGGTAACAGCCAGAGATTACGACCGGGTGAATTGCTGGAAACCCCTGATAGCTTTTATTGCCACAACGTAGTTGGAAACGACAAGCGTGATGGTCTGAAAAAATAAAAGATTGGGCAATCAGCAGCCAAGCTCCTGTCTCGAAAGAGTGGAGAAGGTTCAACGACTAGGATAGACCATCTAAGGCGCAAGCTATGGTGATGAAATCCGTAGGTGAGGCAGTATACATCAGTACTGTGGATCCGAAGTGCCCGGCCCCTACTAACACTAGAGGGTGAAGATATAGTCTAGTCATTTATGAAAATAAATGTTCGCACGATGGCGAAAGAAATGATGGAACAAACGAAGAACTCGATTCTTGCACAAGCATCACAAGCAATGTTGGCTCAATCCAATCAAATGACTCAATCAGTGTTACAACTGTTGAGATAATTGATTTTAGGGCGTCTAACCGGGTAACGGGTTAGAGTATAACTGGGTGAATTGCTGGAACTTCCTAAAGCCCCATCAACCACAACGTAACTGGAAACGGTCGGCGTGACGGTTTGAAAATGATGAGGATGCACCAATGGATAATCAGCAGCCAAGCTCCTGTGAGGAAACTCTGGGGAAGGTTCAACGACTAGGATAGACCGTCTAAGGCGCAAGCTATGGCGATGAAATCCGTAGGGTGGCAAGCGCCATTCGAAGTGCCCAGCCCCTCAAGTGTGAGGGTGAAGATATAGTCTATTCTATGATCGAAAGACATAGCGGCAAAGCAAGCCAACCAAGCACCACAGCAAGTACTACAATTGCTACGTTAATTTTAAGAAATCGAGGAGCCTGAGTTTAGGCTCCTTTTTCTATAAGGAGGCGCGTCTATGGATATCGCTGCGTTATCAATGGCAATGAGCCAGATGAACGTCCGGACTGAAGCGAATGTTTCGGTGATGAAAAAGACGATTGATCAAGCGGAGACAAATGGTCAAGAAGTTGTGAAGATGCTCGAGCAATCTGTTCAGCCTCATATTGGTAGTCGGATAGATATAAAAGCTTAAAAAGCCTGTAGATAAACTCGATTTGTTTGAGTTTTTTACAGGTTTTTTCTTTGAACCAATTCGCTCCGGTCGCTTTGGGGATGGCTCTCGCCCAAAGCCAGGAAGGTCACCTGTCTTTGTGCTTCGCCTACCCCGTAGCCGCGCCATCGCTAGTGTATGGTTCTCCTTTTTTAAGAGAAGAAAATCTTCCGCTGTAGTTTGTATTTTGTAATACAAGAAAAAAGTGGTGAAGATGCTGCGAAACATACGTTGATTATCAGAGAAATTAAGCGATAGTGGAATGGTGCATGCCAGTTCTGTCTAAGAGTTTAATTTAAAGCATAATGTGGTTAACTGACTAATATTCAATCCTGTTTGGTTTCTTAATAGTATTAGGCTTTCTTTAAAGCCATTTTCTATTTGTATTTGGTAAGGTTTTGTTGCGACTTGTGAATCTAGCAGTGTATTAGTTTGCGGAAAGAAATGAACATGATTGTCGCTTAAAGATAACAACAGTGGCAATCTTTTATACTGTTCATTTATTTCAAAAGTAGGTTTGTGAATTGTTATATCACTAGGCAAGTAGATAGTCGTACGGTTAGCGATTTTCTTTATAGTATGAGATGGTTTTCTTTTCCGGTTCATTGACTCATGTATGTGAGGATCTACCAATTTTAAAAAATACATAATCTGATACTGATCGTACAACAGAAGTCTGTTTTGAGCATCGATAGAAAAATGAAAGCCATATCTTTTATTGAGAAAGTCTATTAGAAAGTAGTTTTCAGCTAATGAAAAACTGTCGGTGGACAAAATGATCTTTCTTGGAATGCCATTTTGTATTTTGAAGTGACCATCATCTTGATACCACCAAGCCAAGGTTTTGTTAGTAAAATGATTTTCAATATAAGAGAAGGGCAGTTCTTTTTTTGAGTGAGGATACCAAACTTCGTATAATCGACAAAGTTCTTCTGAAGTACGCGACTGAACAAGATAACTTTCTGTAAAACCAGAGGCTATTCGTCCATCAATAACCTTTCTATATTTAGGGGGATTTAAAGGGATAAATGGCGAGAGCTGTTCAAAGCAGTAAAAACTCCAACCCGCGTCTTTTTTGCAATGAGTAAATTGGAAACGAGGCATTCTATTGAGTTGTTTTGTTAAACAGCCATCTCCTAATAATTTTCCACACAACATATCATGCATGATACTACCTCCTTCTAAAAGGAACTCTTGTTCTTGTTTGAATATACATCACAATGGTCTTTGATGTCTAATTATGTTCTTAATTTTCTGATTTTTTATGAAAAATAATTTTCACTTACCACAATTATCCTATTCTTTTTTCGCCCATAATCTTGTACACTAAACAAGATTAACTCGAGCAAAGGGTGTGACAACTGAATGACCAGTCCAATTTCTTCTAATTTATTTTTATATAACACGATCGCGACGATGGCGAAATCGATGCCGGCTATGGGGCAAACTGGTAGTGATAGCAGTTCTATCAGCAGTTCGACAAGTCCGAGTACGTTTTTTGCGATGCTGATGAACGCGATGATGGAAAACATGGAACAAACAAATACGAGTGTGACACAGCAAACAGGCGCTCAGGTTTCACTGCCTACTTTGACGACACCGTTAACGGCAGCACTCGCCAATTCTTATAATCCGGCCATTTCAATTCCGCCGCTCAATACGCAAGAAGTGGCAACCGCTGCGACAGATACGAGTGACTTGAAGTTTAAACCAACACAATTTATCAAACTAGACAATACACTAGAAGGTAAATTAGATGGAACGGCCGCTCACTTTATCAATGCGGGGAAAAAGTACGATTTGGATCCGAATTTATTGTCAGCGATTGCCATTCACGAAACGGGCAATGGCTCGTCACGCGCAGTTAACGACAAAAACAATGTCGCCGGTATGATGGGCAAGAATGGCTTGCGGAGCTATGCTTCTGTAGAAGACAGTATTTTCGACATGGCACGTAATTTGCGTCAAAATTATTTAAACGAAGGCAAAGATACGATTGCGAAAATTGGTGCGAAATACGCGCCCGTTGGAGCCGCAAACGACCCGACAGGATTAAACAACCACTGGACACAAGGTGTCAGCAACCACTATTCCAAACTGACATAACATAAGTTGAGTTTAAAACGTGAAGCGTATAGACAGAAGAGGTAGTGGGACGAACTTGTTCCACTACCTCTTCTTTGTGTTTTTTAACCTAGACGCGAGCGCTGGCGCGTCCACGGGATAGGCAGAGCAAGAAGAAGGGTGATTTTCCTGGCTTCTTGCGGGAGTCATCCCCAAAGCGATCAGCGCGGATTTAGAACTTCACAAACCTGTGGTATTTTTTTTTGCTTTTCGACTTAAACAATCTGCTTTTCTGCCGATAACTACTATATAGAACCCTTTAATCAATTTGAAGGACAAGGAGTGTACCGACATGGAAATAACAAAACTGCCTTCGATAGAATTTCCGAAAGTGAGCGAACCAAGCCCAATAGTAGCGAACCAACCCATCGCTCCAGAAGAAAAGCAACACCAAGAAGCAGATCAGCCCATTACGAAAGAAGCCATTACCGATAAAGTCGACAGCATGAACAACTTTCTAGAGTCCACTACGACCAACGTGAAATTTCAGTTTCATGAAGAAATGAATGTTTATTACGTTCAAGTAGTAAATTCGTTAACAGAGGAAATTTTACGCGAAATTCCAAATAAGAAATTTTTAGATATGTACGCCTCGATGGCCGATATGGCAGGTCTCATGGTGGATGAAAAACTATAAGATTGGAGTGACTACACTATGCGTGTTGGTGGATTAGCATCAGGGATGGACACCGAATCAATTGTGAAAGACATGATGAAAGTCCAAAAACTTCCTTTAGATAAATTAATGCAGCAAAAAAAATTCACGGAGTGGCAACAAGAAGCGTTCCGCGATACAAATTTATCAATATCGAACCTGCGAACGAGTGCCAGCAATTTGCGGCTTCAGTCGTCGTTTAATTCTTATAGCGCGGCAACACCCAACCCGACAAGTTTCACGGTTGCAACTACACCGACGGCGATGAGCGGATCCTATAAAGTGCAAGTCACAAGTGTAGCAAGCGCTGCCAAATTCAATTCCGCAAATGGGATTGAAAAGTTAGCAGGTGTGGCGGCTAAATCGACAGACCCAATCGGTGTAGCTGGAAAAATCGACATCAATGGCCAGAGCATTGAGGTGGCGAGTACGGATACTTTCGCTGATGTGGCAAAAAAAATGCAAGATGCGACGGCAACGTCAGTCCCGTCTTTAAAAGCTAGTTTCGATAACACCACATCTCGTTTTTTCATTGCCACAAAAGGAATGGGGAGCGAACAAGCGTTTACCATGACCTTTACAGACGCGAACGGAGCAACGAGTCAAGAATTAGCCGATAAGATTGTAAATAACGGTGCCACCACAGCGGTAGCGAGCGGTGCAACAGACGGCTCTGTATTATTTGATGGCATTGAAATCAACGACTTAAAAAGCAATCAAGCAACAGTCAACGGATTAACGATCAATCTCTTACAAGCAGGAACTGAATCGACCATTACTGTTCAATCAGACCCTGAAAAGCCACTAGCCATGATCAAAGACTTTGTCGATAAGTACAACGAAACCATCGATACTTTGCAAAAACAAATTATCGAAAAACGGTATCCTGATTTCCAACCTTTATCTGACGAACAAAAAAAAGATTTAACGGAAAAAGAAATCGAATTATGGGAAGAAAAGGCGCGCAGTGGCTTGTTGCGCAATGACCCAGTTTTAAAAAGCGCGATGCAAGACTTGCGCAGAGCTTTTATGGACAAAGTATCGGGTATTGCAGATGGCAACATCAATCATTTATCACAAATCGGGATCAACACCGGTTCTTATACAGAAGGCGGTAAATTATTCATCGATGACAAAAAACTAAGCGAAGCGCTGGCGAATAAACCAGAAGAAGTGATGGCGCTATTTACGACACGTGACGCTGCGGGGAACGGAGTCGGTGCACGAGTTTACGATACCTTAAACGACATCGTCAAAAACCTTAGTGCAAAAGCAGGGAGCTCTTCTAGTTCTATCGACAATAGTTCCTTTTCTAAAAAAATCAAACAAATGGATGAAGAGATTAGCCGCTGGCAAGATCGGTTGACGCGCGTTGAAGATCGCTACTGGAAACAATTTACGGCGATGGAGAAAGCACTAAGCATGATGAATTCTCAAAGTACATGGATGCAGCAAAGCTTATTCGGAGGTGCGTAATGAGTGACTCAAAACCGATTATCTATGCTTTTCTCAAACAAACTCTGGAACTTTACGAAAAAGCACAACGCATCCATTCGAACATGGAAGAAAACGAAGAAGGAACTGTCGAATCTTTGGAGATGTTATTTACACGTCGTCAAGAATCCATTCGCCAACTCGATATTTTTATGAAACAACGCAATTTCCGTTGGGCAGAAGAAGAAAAAATCATCATTCAACAACTCATAGAATTAGATCAACAGCTCAATGGATTAATGAACAACTTGCACCAATCGTTCTTCATGCAAATTAGCCGCATTGCTCAAACAAAAGAAGTATCCAAAAAATACAGCGGTGCTTATCAAACAATGGCAACAGCAGGTTCATTTATCGACAAACGGAACTAATCGCAAGGGGGAAATCAAGTGGTAACCATCAACCCGTACCAGACTTACCAGCAAAACTCAGTCATGACGGCATCACCCCAAGAACTAACCTTAATGCTCTACAACGGCAGCTTGAAATTCATGAAAATGGCCAAACGCGCGATGAACGACAAGAACTTCCAAGACAAAAACACCAACATCATCAAAGCTCAAAACATCGTCCAAGAACTACGCAGCACATTAAACTCAGAAATGAGCATGTCAGCAGGATTAGAGCAAATGTACGAATACATGTACAACCGCCTCATAGAAGCCAATATGAAAAACGATGTTACCGCATTAGAAGATGTCGAAGCACTCATGACAGACATGCGCAACACCTGGAAACAAGCCATGGCATTAGCCAAAAGCAACTAACTTCTAATCCGCTCTGGCCGCTCTGGCATAGCCCCTGAACGCGCCAACGCTTAGTACGACAGTAAATTTAAAGCTAGAGTAGTTTCTCAGTGCTTTCATAAAAAATGAACTCCACTGGTTACACTCTACAAACTATAAAAACTCGAAAAATAAGAAGAAAGAGCGTAAGGCGACGAAGGGCAAAGATGTGCTCCTGCATCGCTACGCTAGCTTCGTCGCAAAGACTTGCCCCTCGCAAGCTTCGGTCAATGTCTTTCCTGCGGCAGAAGCCGTGCCCGCGGAAAGCGTCCGCCTGAAGCGATTTCTTCTAGAACCTTTCACTTTAACAAAAAAATATGAAATTCACTATTTTTAGAAATAAGATATGGAGTAAAACAACGGAGACTCCCGCGGGATTTTCACGCAAGCCCTTGGCAACTGGCACCGCGACGTCCTGTCGCGCCAGTTGCATGACCCACATCCTGTGGGCCCGAAAGCATACGTCTAAAATAATTCTTTTAAAATTTCACCCTAACTAAAAAAGAAATTTATTATATTCAAAAACTAGAAGAATGAGCGGAAGACGGCGACTCCTGCGGGAATAGCACGAGCTGGAGCCACTGGACTGAGCAGAGCGAGGGAAGCGGCAGAAGCCGTGCCCGCGGAAAGCGTCCGTCTGCAGCGAATTCTTCTAGAACCTTTCACTTTAACAAAAAAATATGAAATTCACTATTTTTAGAAGTAAGATATGGAACAAAACAACGGAGACTCCCGCGGGATAGCGAAGTGGCGAAATCCACTCGGGCCCATCGCCCGAGTTAGTTCGACGCAAGCCCGCAGGAAAGCGGAGTTGTTTTGCGGAATATCCTCAACCAAGTAAAAAGTATAAAACTACACCCGCAAAAAGAAATGAGGTATAAACGTGGATAAGACGTCATGGATAGGAGTCATAATGGGATTTGCTGTGTTGATCGGTGGGATGATCTTGAAAGGGTCAAACCCGATCGCCCTATACAATCCAGCGGCACTCGTCATCATCTTTGCCGGCACCGTCGCCTGTCTGCTCGTTGCTTTTCCGATGGACGAAATCAAAAAAATCCCCAGCCTGTTCAAAGTAATTTTCAGCGATCAAAAATCGGTGTCGATCAGAGAAATGATTCCCATGTTCACAGGATGGGCGATGCTCGCACGAAAAGAAGGGTTGCTGGCACTTGAAGAAAAAGCAGAAGAAGTAGAAGATGCTTTTTTGCAGCGCGGCTTAAAAATGGTCGTAGATGGCCAGTCGCAAGAACACATTCGTGACTTGATGGAAGAAGAAATCGCTGCGATGGAAGAACGCCATGAACTGGGCGCGAAAATTTTCGCACAAGCCGGTACATACGCACCGACACTCGGTGTACTCGGTGCCGTTATCGGACTCGTTGCGGCACTCGGTCACTTAGACGACGTAGCGCTTCTCGGCAAATCGATTTCTGCCGCCTTTATCGCAACGCTGTTCGGGATTTTCTCCGGCTACGTATTATGGCATCCATTTGCCAATAAGCTCAAGCGAAAGTCAGAAGCAGAAGTGAAAACGAAAATGATTATGCTAGAAGGATTGCTCGCTGTGCAAGAAGGCTTGCCCGTTCGCACGGTAGAAGAAAAACTATTAACGTATTTACCAACGAAAGACCGTGTACTTGAATCTAATGAGGAGAGTGGTGTTCAAGTTGAAGCGTAAAAAAAAGCATGAAGAACATGTCGATGAAGCTTGGCTCTTGCCATATGCCGATATTTTGACGCTACTCTTGGCTTTGTTCATTGTATTATTTGCTTCCAGCCAAGTTGATGCCCAAAAGTTCAATGCCATTGCCGAATCGTTTAACAGCGAACTGCAAGGCGGTACCGGTGTACTCGATGAACAAGCGCCAGTCGAAAGTTTTGATACTTCACCAACCGCCGAGCTAAGTGAAGATCCGCCATCAGGCGAAAGCCCAGAAGAAATATTAGCGGCTAAAGACCAGCAAGAACTGAGAAAGTTTCAAACAAAAATTGAAGCCTATATTGATGAAAAAGGATTATCGCCTCGACTCCAAACTGAAATGACTGCAAAAGGCTTAATGATTACGATCAAAGAAGGCGTGTTATTCGAGTCAGGCAGTTCAGATATGCGAAGCGGGTCCGAGACCATTGCGAATGAAATTTCAAATTTATTGATTTCCGATCCGCCGCGGATGATTTTTATCGAAGGACACACAGATAATATTCCGGCAGGGACAAAAGAGTTCCCAACAAACTGGGAATTGAGTTCTGCACGCGCTGTTAATTTCATGCGAATTCTGCTTGAAAATGATGAGCTCGACCCGCAGAAATTCAGCGCTTCTGGTTATAGCGAATACCATCCAGTTGCCTCAAACGATACACCTGAAGGACGAGCGGAAAACCGCCGCGTAGAAGTGCTGATTTCACCTTATGAAAAAGAAACTGAAGAGTAAGAGGTGTAACATGGGAAAACTAAAGAAAATTATAGGTGTGGTGATTATTGCCATCGTTATTGGAGGCGGAGCCGCGTTTTACTTCCTGCAAAAAGATGTTAAAGCTGAAGAAGAAACGTCGTTAAGTGC includes these proteins:
- a CDS encoding flagellin translates to MKINVRTMAKEMMEQTKNSILAQASQAMLAQSNQMTQSVLQLLR
- the flaG gene encoding flagellar protein FlaG, coding for MEITKLPSIEFPKVSEPSPIVANQPIAPEEKQHQEADQPITKEAITDKVDSMNNFLESTTTNVKFQFHEEMNVYYVQVVNSLTEEILREIPNKKFLDMYASMADMAGLMVDEKL
- the fliD gene encoding flagellar filament capping protein FliD, which encodes MRVGGLASGMDTESIVKDMMKVQKLPLDKLMQQKKFTEWQQEAFRDTNLSISNLRTSASNLRLQSSFNSYSAATPNPTSFTVATTPTAMSGSYKVQVTSVASAAKFNSANGIEKLAGVAAKSTDPIGVAGKIDINGQSIEVASTDTFADVAKKMQDATATSVPSLKASFDNTTSRFFIATKGMGSEQAFTMTFTDANGATSQELADKIVNNGATTAVASGATDGSVLFDGIEINDLKSNQATVNGLTINLLQAGTESTITVQSDPEKPLAMIKDFVDKYNETIDTLQKQIIEKRYPDFQPLSDEQKKDLTEKEIELWEEKARSGLLRNDPVLKSAMQDLRRAFMDKVSGIADGNINHLSQIGINTGSYTEGGKLFIDDKKLSEALANKPEEVMALFTTRDAAGNGVGARVYDTLNDIVKNLSAKAGSSSSSIDNSSFSKKIKQMDEEISRWQDRLTRVEDRYWKQFTAMEKALSMMNSQSTWMQQSLFGGA
- the fliS gene encoding flagellar export chaperone FliS, yielding MVTINPYQTYQQNSVMTASPQELTLMLYNGSLKFMKMAKRAMNDKNFQDKNTNIIKAQNIVQELRSTLNSEMSMSAGLEQMYEYMYNRLIEANMKNDVTALEDVEALMTDMRNTWKQAMALAKSN
- the motB gene encoding flagellar motor protein MotB; protein product: MKRKKKHEEHVDEAWLLPYADILTLLLALFIVLFASSQVDAQKFNAIAESFNSELQGGTGVLDEQAPVESFDTSPTAELSEDPPSGESPEEILAAKDQQELRKFQTKIEAYIDEKGLSPRLQTEMTAKGLMITIKEGVLFESGSSDMRSGSETIANEISNLLISDPPRMIFIEGHTDNIPAGTKEFPTNWELSSARAVNFMRILLENDELDPQKFSASGYSEYHPVASNDTPEGRAENRRVEVLISPYEKETEE
- the motA gene encoding flagellar motor stator protein MotA, coding for MDKTSWIGVIMGFAVLIGGMILKGSNPIALYNPAALVIIFAGTVACLLVAFPMDEIKKIPSLFKVIFSDQKSVSIREMIPMFTGWAMLARKEGLLALEEKAEEVEDAFLQRGLKMVVDGQSQEHIRDLMEEEIAAMEERHELGAKIFAQAGTYAPTLGVLGAVIGLVAALGHLDDVALLGKSISAAFIATLFGIFSGYVLWHPFANKLKRKSEAEVKTKMIMLEGLLAVQEGLPVRTVEEKLLTYLPTKDRVLESNEESGVQVEA
- a CDS encoding YjfB family protein; the encoded protein is MDIAALSMAMSQMNVRTEANVSVMKKTIDQAETNGQEVVKMLEQSVQPHIGSRIDIKA
- a CDS encoding glucosaminidase domain-containing protein, with product MTSPISSNLFLYNTIATMAKSMPAMGQTGSDSSSISSSTSPSTFFAMLMNAMMENMEQTNTSVTQQTGAQVSLPTLTTPLTAALANSYNPAISIPPLNTQEVATAATDTSDLKFKPTQFIKLDNTLEGKLDGTAAHFINAGKKYDLDPNLLSAIAIHETGNGSSRAVNDKNNVAGMMGKNGLRSYASVEDSIFDMARNLRQNYLNEGKDTIAKIGAKYAPVGAANDPTGLNNHWTQGVSNHYSKLT